Part of the Hemiscyllium ocellatum isolate sHemOce1 unplaced genomic scaffold, sHemOce1.pat.X.cur. scaffold_934_pat_ctg1, whole genome shotgun sequence genome, CGTGCGCGCTGTTCATCCTGGGCACCGCCCGGGCAATGGTTCCCATCCAGTGCGGAACCCCGGCTCACATGAAGAGGAGAGAGTGCTGTCCCACCTTCTGGGCTGACGGCTCGCCGTGCGGGATAAATTCAAACCGCGGGCGGTGCCAGGACATCACCAGAGAGAGCCCGTGGCAGCGGGAGGAGCGGGAGAGGGTACACGGCGGCTCACGGGACTTCCGCCTGTGGTGGCCCACCTACTTCTTCCGGCGCCTGTGCGTGTGCCGGGGGAACTACGGGGGCGCCGACTGCAGTGAGTGCGCCTACGGCTGGTGGGGGGAGAGGTGCCAGCTCAGGCACACGGTCACCCGCCGGGACATCGCCGCCCTGCCCCTGGCCGAGCAGCGGCGCTTTGTGTACAGGCTGCACCTGGCGAAGGTCACTCTCAGTCAGCGCTACGTCATCTACGCCAGCGAGAGTCACGCCCCCGGCTCCCCCATGACCTTCCGGCGCGCCAGCGTCTACGATGTGGCCTCCTACCTGCACCACGTCGCCTCCAAGCACATCGGCTCGACCGATACCAACTACGGGCACCGCGGCACAGCGTTCCTGAGCTGGCACAGGCTGCACCTCATGCACCTGGAGCAGGAGATCCGCAACATCACCAGGGACTACAGCTTCTTCATTCCCACCTGGACCTGGGCCGGGCAGACCCACTGCGACGTCTGCACCGACCAGCTCTTCGGGGCCAGCCTCCCCGACGGAAGACTCTCCCCGGGTTCGATATTCAGCACCTGGAGGGtaaggaagggggggggggggaagcgtgGGCACCTTGTGGGGCgagagggaggtgaggagggCTGGGAATCTgcggaattccctgcccagtgaggcaGGTGAAGCTACCTGTTGGGATTGCAGGTTAGCAGGGAGGCAGGGAGGTTTAAGAGGTATTCCCCAAAGATCCACGGACAGTATCCCCGCCCACAGCTATTCCCAAGCAGACAGCAGAGGGATCTCGGACACGGTCGGGAGCACCACCCCCGGCTAAAACCACACACCAGGATGACAAGGAaacagggacacggggagagtgcgggagactgggagatggatagattgttggggggagacactgagggacacggggagagtgtgtggaagactgggagatggatagattgttggggggagacactgagggacacggggagagtgtgtgggagactgggagatggatagattgttggggggagacactgagggacatggggagagtgcgggagactgggagatgggtagattgttggggggagacactgagggacacggggagtgtgtgggagactgggagatggatagatCTTTTGAGGGAGACACTGAGGGGATTCAGAGACATGGGAGACTGAGGTGAGGCTGGGAAGCCTGCAGTGGGTAACTCACCGCCTGACACcagaaagtctatccaccatctacaaggcacagtatgatggaatatttctCTACAGCTCCTAGATCtctcgagaagcttgacaccgtccaggaccCAGCAGCCCCCGCTGAACAGATCCACAAACCGtcccccactgacgctcagtcgcagcagtgtgcaCTGTCCACAGgggattcaccaaagatcctcaggccgCTTCCGTCTGgcaggacaaggggcagcagatacacgggaacaccaggCGCCCCCTCCCAGCCCCTCGCCATCCAAGATCTGGCAACATATCGCTGTTCCTGGGCCCTGGAGTGGCCTCCCTCAGCGCACTGTGAGCTGTGGTGGTTCACCATCCCTCGACGGCAGCAAATTGAGGCAGGGGAAGTAaggtggggcggcacggtggtggTTAGCccctgctgcctcccagcgccagagacccgggttcgattcccgcctcagggcgaccgactgactgtgtggagtttgcacgttctccccggtttcctccccgggcttcctcccacagtccgaagatgcgCGGGTCGGGCGaatgttaggtcaggggtaaatgtaggggtatgggtggggttgcgggtcggtgtggacttgatgggccgaagggcctgtttccacactgtaaagcgATCGAATCTAAAGGCttggacccagccagtgacagccCCTGTCCCACCagggaatataaaagcaaggaagggAAGATTGGAGcgaggagggtgtggggggagggaaggggccATGTTAAAATGAACAGGGCAGCCATTTTGGGATGTTGCTTCCATTGAcggtttgtctctctctcctttcctccaaGAAATTCTGCGACGAGGCCGGGAGCCAGCTGTCGGATTTTCGCCAGGTCTGTTCGCCGGTTCCCGGCGGTCCCATCGTCCGACTCAACCACAACCAAGAGCTGCCCACCTGGAGCGACGTGCGGAGCTGCCTCCAGCTGCGGGCTTTCGACACTCCTCCCTACGACACCACCGCCACCTACTCCTTCCGGAACATGCTGGAAGGTagcggggggagagggggggaggaaaACGAGGGTCGGGGGCTGGTCCGGGAGGCGCACTCTCCCTCCCGTACACCACCCTAGCCTACCCAAGACAACCTTGCGGCCTGTACGTTGGGAGGAGGACGGGGTTAAATGAACCGCAGCGAGAGGTTCTTTTTATGTCTGGTCCGTCACAGCTTCCATGAGGCGGGGGGGTGTGGTGGCCGAGTGATATTCTCACGAGGCTGTTACCCAGGGGACGCTCTGGGGAGCTGGGTTccaatcccaccacagcagacgGTGGCGGTTAAATTCAGGAGGTACCTCTAACAAATCCGGTCACCAAGGGTCGGAAAATCCCACCTGggtgcccttcagggaaggaacctGCTATCCTTGGCTGGTCTGACCTACAGGTGACTCCCGGCCCCAACAATATGgctcgattttcccgctcctcggacgctgcctgtcctgctgtgtttttccagcgtcaCCTAGGCCTAAACtcaggcttccagcatctgcagcccctcACCTGCGCCAAGAGGCAGCAGTCAGGGCGATGtatgttatgatcactgcctccatCTTCAGCCCAAACAGTCGGATTTTCCTCCCCTCGCCCCTTTTCTGGTGGGTGCTCCTGCCCCAGAGCGCTGCAGACCCTGGCTTTTGGGGTGTGGAGTCAGAGAGtttcacagcacacacacacaccacacaccacacacaccaccacacacacacacacacaccacaccacacacaccaccacacacccacacacccccccacacacccaccacacacacccaccacacaccaccacacaccaccacacacccacacacccaccacacacacaccacacacacacacacaccacacacacaccacacacacacacaccccacacacatacacacaccacacacacacacacacccacacacatacacacaccacacacacaccacacacacacacacacaccccacacatacacacaccacacaaacacacacacaccacacacaccacacacacaccacacacacacacacacacacacacacccacacacacacacacaccacacacacacacacacacacacaccacacacaaacacataccccacacacacacacaccacacataaacacataccccacacacacacaccccacacacacacaccccacacacaaacacataccccacacacacacaccacacaccaccacccacacacacacacacacacacacacacaccacacacacaccacacacccacacacccaccacacacacaccacacacacaccacacaccacacacacaccacacacccacacacccaccacacacacacacacacacacaccacacacacacacacaccccacacacatacacacaccacacacatacacacaccacacacacacacacaccccacacacatacacacaccacacacacaccacacacacacacacacaccccacacatacacacaccacacaaacacacacacaccacacacaccacacacacaccacacacacacacacacacacacacacccacacacacacacacaccacacacacacacacacacacacaccacacacaaacacataccccacacacacacacaccacacataaacacataccccacacacacacaccccacacacacacaccccacacacaaacacataccccacacacacacaccacacacaccaccacccacacacacacaccacacacaccaccacccacacacacacaccacacaaataccacacacacacaccacacatacatacaccacacacacacacacacaccacacacacacacaccacacatacacacacaccacatatacacacacacacaccacacacccatacacacacacacaccccgacacacaccacacacacacccacacacacacacacccccctttCAGCCAATCTTACCCACGCCATCCCCCAGCCCGTACAGCACCTCGAGTGCTCACCTAAATACCTCTGAAACCTGGCTCCTTCACCCGACCCACTACTGCACTTGGAGAAAGTGTgcactgcagacgctggagattagagtcgagagggcgcggtgctggaaaaacacagctggtcaggcagcaaccgaggagcaggagaatcgacggtgcAGGCgaacacccttcatcaggaatggggggggtggggagataaatgggagggaggatggggctggggaggggagagatagctgagagtgtgataggtggatggagatgggggtaatggcgataggtcagagaggagggggggagcggataggtgggaaggattgacaggtcggacaggtcatggggacggtgttgggctggaaatttggaacagggatgaggtgggggggaaggggaaatgaggaagctggtgaagcccacattgatgccctggggttggagggtcccaaggcggaagacgaggcgttcttcctccaggcgtctggtggtgagggagcgggcggggaaggaggcccaggacctccatatcccaggctgagtgggaagggggagttgaaatgttgggccacggggcggtgtggttgattgggtgCGGGTGTCTCCTGGAGATGttccaggaggggagggtgggggagcgtggacctgaccaggtagtcagggagggaacggtctttatggaAGGTGGGGATAGGggtgggcgagggaggggagggagatatCCCTCCGtctgtaggtggcggaaatggcggaggacgctgtggtggggtggaaggttgAGGATGGGCcgggaggtggggagaggagtCCTgcccttgttgcggttggagaggGTGGGCTTTGATGGTGGAGGTGAGGGATGTGCAGGAGAGGCACTGGAAGACCACCTGGGAGGGGAAATGACAGCCTTAGAAAGGAGGAGGCCGTTGGGTGTggggtcctcctgggagcagatgcagcagagacagagaaactgggaaTAATTgggattgggaataagggatagggttttacaggattgggaataagggatagggttttacaggagttgggaataagggatggtgtttttacaggattaggaataagggatagggttttacaggattgggaataagggatagtgttttacaggattgggaataagggatggtgtttttacaggattgggaataagggatagggttttacaggagttgggaataaaGGAAAGGGTTTTAcaggattgggaataagggatggtgtttttacaggattgggaataagggatagggttttacaggattgggaataagggatagcgtttttacaggattgggaataagggatagggttttacaggattgggaataagggatagggttttacaggagttgggaataagggatggtgtttttacaggattaggaataagggatagggttttacaggattgggaataagggatagtgttttacaggattgggaataagggatggcgtttttacaggattgggaataagggatagtgttttacaggattgggaataagggatggtgtttttacaggattgggaataagggatagggttttacaggagttgggaataaaGGAAAGGGTTTTAcaggattgggaataagggatggtgtttttacaggattgggaataagggatagggttttacaggagttgggaataaaGGAAAGGGTTTTAcaggattgggaataagggatggtgtttttacaggattgggaataagggatagggTTTTACAGGATTGGGAaaaagggatggtgtttttacaggagttgggaataagggatagtgttttccaggattgggaataagggatagcgtttttacaggattgggaataagggatggtgttttacaggattgggaataagggatagcgtttttacaggattgggaataagggatggtgtttttacaggattgggaataagggatagggttttacaggattgggaataagggatagggttttacaggagttgggaataagggatggtgtttttacaggattaggaataagggatagggttttacaggattgggaataagggatagtgttttacaggattgggaataagggatggcgtttttacaggattgggaataagggatagggttttacaggagttgggaataaaGGAAAGGGTTTTAcaggattgggaataagggatggtgtttttacaggattgggaataagggatagggttttacaggagttgggaataaaGGAAAGGGTTTTAcaggattgggaataagggatggtgtttttacaggattgggaataagggatagggTTTTACAGGATTGGGAaaaagggatggtgtttttacaggagttgggaataagggatagtgttttccaggattgggaataagggatagcgtttttacaggattgggaataagggatggtgttttacaggattgggaataagggatagcgtttttacaggattgggaataagggatggtgtttttacaggattgggaataagggatagggTTTTACtggattgggaataagggatggtgtttttacaggagtcgggaataagggatggtgttttacaggattgggaataagggacagcatttaacaggagttgggaataagggatagcatttttacaggattgggaataagggatggtgtttttcaggagttgggaataagggatggtgttttattggagttgggaataagggatagtgttttactggagttgggaataagggacagcatttaacaggagttgggaataagggatagtatttttacaggattgggaataagggatggtgtttttacaggattgggaataagggatggcgttttacaggagttgggaataagggatggtgttttacaggattgggaataagggatggtgtttttacaggagttgggaataagggatagtgttttacaggagttgggaataagtgatggcgtttttacaggattgggaataagggatagcgttttacaggagttgggaataagggacagcatttaacaggagttgggaataagggatagggttttacaggagttgggaataagggatggtgttttacaggattgggaataagggacagcatttaacaggagttgggaataagggatagcatttttacaggattgggaataagggatggtgtttttacaggattgggaataagggatggcgttttacaggattgggaataagggacagcatttaacaggagttgggaataagggatagagTTTTACTGGAGtcgggaataagggatggtgtttttacaggattgggaataagggatggtgtttttcaGGAGTTGGGAATGAGGGACAGCATTtaacaggagttgggaataagggatagcatttttacaggattgggaataagggatggtgt contains:
- the LOC132814809 gene encoding tyrosinase-like yields the protein MSLGLGLACALFILGTARAMVPIQCGTPAHMKRRECCPTFWADGSPCGINSNRGRCQDITRESPWQREERERVHGGSRDFRLWWPTYFFRRLCVCRGNYGGADCSECAYGWWGERCQLRHTVTRRDIAALPLAEQRRFVYRLHLAKVTLSQRYVIYASESHAPGSPMTFRRASVYDVASYLHHVASKHIGSTDTNYGHRGTAFLSWHRLHLMHLEQEIRNITRDYSFFIPTWTWAGQTHCDVCTDQLFGASLPDGRLSPGSIFSTWRKFCDEAGSQLSDFRQVCSPVPGGPIVRLNHNQELPTWSDVRSCLQLRAFDTPPYDTTATYSFRNMLEGNIDPQDPSRIKRSMHNLVHNYCGGTLEFSSAAANDPLFAPLHATVDKLFEMWLRRHPGTGYPTGNVPFGHQARDKVVTFIPIYENRDMMKSCREFGYDYDYTE